A portion of the Streptomyces sp. NBC_01335 genome contains these proteins:
- a CDS encoding MFS transporter — MSETNETSTVRKPDRRATLDAASPPAVFWRYWAAATVSDAGTAVTALALPLIALTVLDATALQAALLAAAGQVSWLLLSLPAGVIAQRVPLRRLQVVLDVVRFVAVGSLPLAWWLDRLSYPHLLLAALVTGAATVLFDIGNSTFLPAVVPARQLADRNSLISGTHAVTETAGPSAGGLLVHAAGPVGALLVDAASYLLSAVLLRTLPERRPGARTGDSAFRLMREGWTYVTRHPVMLPCMLWATTTNFVCAALVALTPVYLVRDAGLTPVQLGLVLAADGVGSLVGAAVAVRLTRRFGTARAIVAATLAGGISALLIPLTTSAGDAYWFALGNAGFAFGVVIGSITTRTHRQTQSPPELLSRVMATVRFVSWGAQPLGALGAGLLATYAGTHAALWTVCAAALLPPLHLLTVPVGRRRNLV, encoded by the coding sequence ATGAGCGAAACGAACGAGACATCGACGGTCCGGAAGCCCGATCGCCGCGCCACCCTCGACGCGGCCTCGCCCCCGGCCGTCTTCTGGCGCTACTGGGCCGCCGCCACCGTCAGCGACGCGGGCACCGCCGTCACGGCCCTCGCTCTGCCGCTGATCGCCCTCACGGTCCTCGACGCCACCGCGCTCCAGGCCGCCCTGCTCGCCGCCGCCGGGCAGGTCTCCTGGCTGCTGCTCAGCCTCCCGGCCGGAGTGATCGCCCAGCGCGTCCCGCTGCGCCGCCTCCAGGTCGTCCTCGACGTCGTACGGTTCGTGGCGGTCGGGTCCCTCCCGCTCGCCTGGTGGCTCGACCGGCTCAGCTACCCGCACCTGCTGCTGGCCGCGCTGGTCACCGGCGCGGCGACCGTCCTCTTCGACATCGGGAACTCGACCTTTCTGCCCGCCGTCGTCCCGGCCCGGCAGCTCGCCGACCGCAACAGCCTGATTTCGGGCACGCACGCCGTCACCGAGACCGCGGGGCCGTCCGCGGGCGGCCTCCTGGTGCACGCCGCGGGTCCGGTCGGCGCGCTCCTGGTGGACGCGGCCAGCTACCTGCTCTCCGCCGTGCTGCTGCGCACGCTTCCCGAGCGCCGCCCGGGCGCCCGCACAGGCGACAGCGCGTTCAGGCTGATGCGCGAGGGCTGGACGTACGTGACGCGGCACCCGGTGATGCTGCCCTGCATGCTCTGGGCCACCACCACCAACTTCGTCTGCGCGGCGCTGGTCGCCCTCACGCCCGTCTACCTGGTCCGTGACGCCGGGCTGACGCCCGTCCAGCTCGGCCTGGTGCTCGCGGCGGACGGGGTCGGCTCGCTCGTCGGCGCCGCGGTCGCGGTCCGGCTGACCCGGCGCTTCGGCACCGCCCGCGCGATCGTCGCGGCCACCCTGGCCGGTGGCATCAGCGCCCTGCTGATCCCGCTGACCACGTCGGCGGGCGACGCGTACTGGTTCGCCCTGGGCAACGCCGGATTCGCCTTCGGCGTCGTCATCGGGTCGATCACCACGCGCACCCACCGCCAGACCCAGTCGCCGCCCGAGCTCCTCTCCCGCGTCATGGCCACCGTCCGTTTCGTCTCCTGGGGTGCCCAGCCGCTCGGCGCCCTCGGCGCGGGCCTGCTCGCCACGTACGCGGGGACGCACGCGGCCCTGTGGACGGTGTGCGCCGCCGCGCTCCTGCCCCCGCTCCACCTGCTCACCGTCCCGGTGGGCCGCCGCCGGAACCTGGTCTGA
- a CDS encoding TetR/AcrR family transcriptional regulator, giving the protein MTPEAPEKPDAPGVRPPASGEARPARADARRNREKLVEAARSAFAAADDTVPLETVARAAGVGIGTLYRHFSTREALVEAVFAAELDAVADSAPGLLAEFPPEVALRVWMDRYAAFVAAKRGLLGTLRAGWASGAIATPATRERLTGAIAELLAAGVGAGTLRADVEPGDVTTLVFGVFHPVADDGTPDRTGRVLDLVLDALRARDGN; this is encoded by the coding sequence ATGACACCCGAAGCACCTGAAAAACCCGACGCACCCGGCGTACGGCCCCCCGCTTCCGGGGAAGCCCGCCCCGCCCGTGCCGACGCGCGGCGCAACCGCGAGAAGCTGGTCGAAGCCGCCCGCTCGGCGTTCGCGGCGGCCGACGACACCGTCCCGCTGGAGACCGTCGCCCGCGCGGCCGGTGTCGGCATCGGCACGCTCTACCGGCACTTCTCCACCCGCGAGGCGCTGGTGGAGGCCGTCTTCGCGGCCGAACTCGACGCCGTCGCCGACAGTGCCCCCGGCCTGCTCGCGGAGTTCCCGCCCGAGGTCGCGCTGCGCGTCTGGATGGACCGGTACGCCGCGTTCGTCGCGGCCAAGCGCGGGTTGCTGGGCACCCTCCGCGCGGGCTGGGCCTCCGGAGCCATCGCCACCCCGGCCACCCGGGAACGCCTGACCGGGGCGATAGCGGAACTCCTCGCGGCCGGCGTGGGCGCGGGCACCCTCCGCGCGGACGTCGAGCCCGGCGACGTCACCACCCTGGTCTTCGGCGTCTTCCACCCGGTGGCCGACGACGGCACCCCCGACCGGACCGGCCGGGTCCTCGACCTCGTCCTGGACGCGCTCCGGGCGCGCGACGGGAACTGA
- a CDS encoding FAD-dependent oxidoreductase — protein sequence MSTTPRTHVTIVGAGLGGLTLARVLHVHGIPSTVHEAEASPTARTQGGLLDIHDHNGLPALREAGLEEAFRAIVLEGHQATRVLDTDGAVLLDEPDDGTGGRPEALRGELRRMLLDSLPAGTVRWGHKVSGVRTLGDGTHEVAFADGTTVTTGLLVGADGAWSRVRPLLSDAVPAYSGMSYVETYLHDADVRHPAAAKAVGAGAMCALVPGKGIQAHRETNGTLHTYVALSRPQEWFAGVDFTDPATATARIAAEFGGWAPELTALITDGETAPVLRPLFSLPDEHRWDRVPGVTLLGDAAHLMIPSGEGANLAMLDGAELGKALAAHPGDVEAALAAYERELFPRSAAEAVDATDLHGAMFGEHAPQGLLRMFTGEA from the coding sequence ATGAGCACCACCCCCCGCACCCACGTCACGATCGTCGGAGCCGGACTCGGCGGCCTCACGCTCGCCCGCGTCCTGCACGTCCACGGCATCCCCTCCACCGTCCACGAGGCCGAGGCGTCCCCGACCGCCCGCACCCAGGGCGGCCTGCTCGACATCCACGACCACAACGGCCTCCCGGCACTCCGCGAGGCGGGTCTGGAGGAGGCGTTCCGCGCCATCGTCCTGGAGGGCCACCAGGCGACCCGCGTCCTCGACACGGACGGCGCCGTGCTCCTGGACGAGCCCGACGACGGTACGGGCGGCCGTCCCGAGGCGCTCCGCGGAGAGCTGCGCCGGATGCTGCTCGACTCGCTGCCCGCCGGGACCGTCCGGTGGGGCCACAAGGTGAGCGGCGTACGCACCCTCGGCGACGGCACCCACGAAGTCGCCTTCGCCGACGGCACCACCGTCACCACCGGCCTGCTGGTCGGCGCGGACGGCGCCTGGTCGCGGGTCCGCCCGCTGCTCTCCGACGCCGTACCCGCGTACTCCGGCATGTCGTACGTCGAGACCTACCTCCACGACGCCGACGTCCGGCACCCCGCCGCCGCGAAGGCGGTCGGCGCCGGGGCGATGTGCGCGCTCGTGCCCGGCAAGGGCATCCAGGCCCACCGGGAGACCAACGGCACCCTGCACACCTACGTGGCGCTCAGCAGGCCGCAGGAGTGGTTCGCCGGCGTCGACTTCACCGACCCCGCCACGGCCACCGCACGGATCGCCGCCGAGTTCGGCGGCTGGGCCCCGGAACTCACCGCGCTGATCACCGACGGGGAGACCGCACCGGTGCTGCGCCCGCTCTTCAGCCTGCCCGACGAGCACCGGTGGGACCGCGTGCCCGGGGTGACCCTGCTGGGCGACGCCGCCCACCTCATGATCCCGTCCGGCGAGGGCGCCAACCTGGCCATGCTGGACGGCGCCGAACTCGGCAAGGCCCTCGCCGCGCACCCCGGCGACGTCGAGGCCGCGCTCGCCGCCTACGAGCGGGAGCTGTTCCCCCGCAGCGCGGCGGAGGCCGTCGACGCCACCGACCTCCACGGGGCGATGTTCGGCGAGCACGCGCCGCAGGGCCTGCTCCGCATGTTCACCGGCGAGGCGTAA
- a CDS encoding winged helix-turn-helix transcriptional regulator has translation MVRAVPERDAACAIAQAAAVVGDWWSLLLVRETARGHHRFDALQAELGISRKVLAERLAHLVEAEVLEKVPYLSAPVRYEYRLTESGRGLLPVLLSMQDWADRWLLGDGSLSGTAGEESAEALRVAGLVGERLPHLELPGHRDGEPVDPVAGAAATVLFCYPATGRPGPLPDGWADIPGTAGCTLENRLFRDAYDDFRAAGAEVRGVSTQRPEEQRVFAVEEGLPFTLLSDVDLRLAAALRLPVFRAGQALRLKRAVLVLDRERVVRQARFPVTDIPEAVREAMAAVREVAAGR, from the coding sequence ATGGTCAGGGCGGTGCCCGAACGGGACGCGGCCTGCGCGATCGCGCAGGCGGCGGCGGTGGTCGGCGACTGGTGGAGCCTGCTCCTGGTGCGGGAGACCGCGCGCGGACACCACAGATTCGACGCGCTCCAGGCGGAGTTGGGGATCTCCCGGAAGGTGCTGGCCGAGCGCCTCGCGCACCTGGTGGAGGCGGAGGTCCTGGAGAAGGTTCCGTACCTGAGCGCCCCGGTGCGGTACGAGTACCGGCTGACCGAGAGCGGCCGGGGGCTGCTGCCGGTGCTGCTCTCGATGCAGGACTGGGCGGACCGCTGGCTGCTCGGCGACGGCTCGCTGAGCGGCACGGCCGGCGAGGAGAGCGCCGAGGCGCTGCGGGTGGCGGGCCTGGTGGGCGAGCGTCTGCCGCACCTCGAACTGCCGGGACACCGGGACGGTGAGCCGGTGGACCCGGTCGCCGGGGCCGCGGCCACCGTCCTGTTCTGCTACCCGGCGACGGGCCGCCCCGGCCCGCTGCCGGACGGGTGGGCCGACATCCCCGGGACCGCCGGCTGCACGCTGGAGAACCGGCTGTTCCGGGACGCCTACGACGACTTCCGCGCGGCGGGCGCCGAAGTGCGCGGGGTGAGTACCCAACGCCCCGAAGAACAGCGGGTGTTCGCGGTGGAGGAGGGCCTCCCCTTCACCCTGCTCTCGGACGTCGACCTGCGCCTGGCCGCCGCTCTGCGGCTGCCGGTGTTCCGCGCCGGGCAGGCGCTGCGGCTGAAGCGGGCCGTGCTGGTACTGGACCGCGAACGCGTGGTGCGTCAGGCGCGCTTCCCGGTGACCGACATCCCGGAGGCGGTGCGCGAGGCGATGGCGGCGGTACGTGAGGTGGCGGCGGGACGCTGA
- a CDS encoding DUF2316 family protein, with protein MSLDEAERRRTSEELRSNLTLSGLTVEEAAADLGVTPERVRRMLGVTEGAGPAEVWQLRDYLDQAVRDAGGRPVPFTVLTDRARHLARVWFTLPQAPRHDFTPR; from the coding sequence ATGTCTCTCGACGAGGCCGAACGCCGCCGCACGAGCGAGGAGTTGAGGAGCAACCTGACCCTGTCGGGCCTCACCGTCGAGGAGGCCGCCGCGGACCTGGGCGTCACGCCGGAGCGGGTGCGGCGGATGCTCGGCGTCACCGAAGGGGCCGGCCCGGCGGAGGTCTGGCAACTGCGCGACTACCTGGACCAGGCCGTACGGGACGCGGGCGGGCGCCCCGTTCCCTTCACCGTGCTGACGGATCGCGCCCGCCACCTGGCCCGCGTGTGGTTCACGCTGCCGCAGGCCCCGCGCCACGACTTCACCCCCCGGTGA
- a CDS encoding universal stress protein — MGAYRTVMVGTDGSESSLAAVERAARLAADSAAELVIACAYVPMRGHELISAQDKLGAEAYQVVGSAPAESTLRIARDRARAQGADEVRTVAVEDEPVAALTRVARETSADLLVVGNRGLRSLAGRILGSVPADIARKAPLDVLIVHTT; from the coding sequence GTGGGCGCCTACCGCACGGTCATGGTCGGTACGGACGGTTCGGAGTCGTCGCTGGCGGCGGTCGAGAGGGCGGCCCGGCTCGCCGCCGACAGCGCGGCCGAACTCGTCATAGCGTGCGCGTACGTCCCGATGCGCGGGCATGAACTCATCTCCGCTCAGGACAAGTTGGGTGCGGAGGCGTACCAGGTGGTGGGCTCGGCGCCGGCCGAGTCCACCCTGCGGATCGCAAGGGACCGGGCACGGGCGCAGGGCGCGGACGAGGTGCGCACGGTCGCGGTGGAGGACGAGCCGGTCGCCGCGCTCACCCGGGTGGCCCGGGAGACCTCGGCCGATCTGCTGGTCGTCGGCAACCGGGGGCTGCGCTCGCTCGCCGGACGCATCCTCGGCTCCGTACCGGCCGACATCGCCCGCAAGGCCCCACTCGACGTGCTGATCGTGC
- a CDS encoding aldo/keto reductase, which yields MATTDTTTTATGALRAGGAGRIGARTVSRVGFGAMQLPRLRDDRAAALALVRRAVELGVDHIDTAQFYGDGFANDVIREALRPEDGVLVVSKVGATPHSGGPHPLRLAQRPEELRASVEDNLKSLGLDRIPLVNLRRAERGPGLMAEGDQIVDIDDQLATMTALRDEGKIESIGISHVGMAELRRALPVGLDCVQNAYSLVARDDEEMLRLCVAEDIAWVPYFPLGSAFPGMPKVTDEPAVLAVAESLDRTPAQVGLAWLLHHAPNVLLIPGTADAGHLAANVAAGAITLDASALGALDAVPTRPGDIVG from the coding sequence ATGGCGACCACAGACACCACCACCACGGCCACCGGCGCCCTCCGAGCGGGAGGGGCGGGCCGGATCGGCGCCCGCACCGTCTCCCGCGTCGGCTTCGGCGCCATGCAGCTCCCCCGTCTCCGGGACGACCGCGCCGCCGCCCTCGCGCTCGTGCGCCGGGCGGTCGAGCTCGGCGTCGACCACATCGACACCGCCCAGTTCTACGGGGACGGCTTCGCCAACGACGTGATCCGCGAGGCCCTCCGGCCCGAGGACGGGGTCCTCGTCGTCAGCAAGGTCGGCGCGACGCCCCACTCCGGCGGCCCCCACCCGTTGCGCCTCGCCCAGCGGCCCGAGGAGCTGCGGGCCTCGGTCGAGGACAACCTGAAGAGCCTCGGCCTCGACCGGATTCCGCTGGTCAATCTGCGCCGCGCCGAACGCGGCCCCGGGCTGATGGCCGAGGGCGATCAGATCGTCGACATCGACGACCAGCTCGCCACCATGACCGCACTGCGCGACGAGGGCAAGATCGAGTCGATCGGCATCAGCCACGTCGGCATGGCGGAGCTGCGCCGCGCGCTCCCGGTGGGCCTGGACTGCGTGCAGAACGCGTACAGCCTGGTCGCCCGCGACGACGAGGAGATGCTCCGGCTCTGCGTCGCCGAAGACATCGCGTGGGTGCCGTACTTCCCGCTCGGCAGCGCCTTCCCCGGCATGCCGAAGGTGACCGACGAGCCCGCCGTCCTCGCCGTCGCCGAGTCGCTGGACCGCACCCCGGCCCAGGTCGGCCTGGCCTGGCTGCTGCACCACGCCCCGAACGTGCTGCTCATCCCCGGCACGGCCGACGCCGGACACCTGGCGGCGAACGTGGCGGCCGGCGCGATCACCCTCGACGCCTCGGCCCTCGGGGCACTGGACGCGGTCCCGACGCGCCCGGGGGACATCGTCGGGTAG
- a CDS encoding TetR/AcrR family transcriptional regulator, which produces MTTTGPRRSPRRTEALSRERIVRASIELLDTAGEGGLTFRALSERLATGPGAIYHHVANKDELLGASIEAVVTAAVTVERPGAQGSPEAAVRAVALGLFDATEAHPWLAPQLAARLSRGHWGTVAPRIFESLGRQVQALGVPEGGWFTATSALMHYVLGAAGQNATNTEAARTLDPDTTRTEFLDAASTAWEGLDPDDYPFSRAVADQMRDHDDREQFLAGVDLMLAGITALHRPAGPGGDRR; this is translated from the coding sequence ATGACCACCACAGGGCCGCGCAGGTCACCGCGACGCACGGAGGCGCTCTCCCGGGAGCGCATCGTCCGGGCGTCCATCGAGCTGCTCGACACGGCCGGCGAGGGCGGGCTGACGTTCCGGGCGCTGTCCGAGCGCCTGGCGACCGGCCCGGGGGCGATCTACCACCACGTGGCGAACAAGGACGAGCTCCTCGGCGCCTCCATCGAGGCGGTCGTCACCGCCGCCGTGACCGTGGAGCGGCCCGGAGCGCAGGGCTCACCCGAGGCCGCGGTCCGCGCCGTCGCCCTCGGCCTGTTCGACGCCACCGAGGCGCACCCGTGGCTCGCACCCCAGCTCGCCGCCCGGCTCTCCCGCGGTCACTGGGGGACGGTGGCGCCCCGGATCTTCGAGAGTCTCGGCCGGCAGGTCCAGGCCCTGGGCGTGCCCGAGGGCGGCTGGTTCACGGCGACCTCGGCGCTGATGCACTACGTGCTGGGCGCCGCCGGGCAGAACGCCACGAACACCGAGGCCGCCCGCACGCTCGATCCGGACACGACCCGCACCGAGTTCCTCGACGCGGCGTCCACGGCCTGGGAGGGGCTCGACCCCGACGACTACCCGTTCTCCCGGGCCGTCGCGGACCAGATGCGGGACCACGACGACCGCGAGCAGTTCCTCGCCGGGGTCGACCTCATGCTCGCGGGCATCACCGCGCTCCACCGGCCGGCCGGCCCGGGCGGTGACCGGCGGTGA
- a CDS encoding DUF397 domain-containing protein translates to MAIIQGATDMWTKSSYSGGNGACVEVKSPVALSIAVRDSKVTEGPSIAFVPGAWNAFVRDVAERTLDV, encoded by the coding sequence ATGGCTATCATCCAGGGTGCTACGGACATGTGGACCAAGTCCTCGTACTCCGGCGGCAACGGCGCCTGCGTCGAGGTCAAGTCCCCCGTCGCGCTCTCCATCGCGGTCCGCGACTCGAAGGTGACCGAGGGCCCCTCGATCGCCTTCGTGCCCGGCGCGTGGAACGCGTTCGTCCGGGACGTCGCGGAGCGCACGCTCGACGTCTGA
- a CDS encoding sodium:solute symporter family protein gives MNSLDWTVLIGYFGVMVAIGLWSHKRVDTVGDFFTAGGKMPWWLSGISHHMSGYSAVMFTGYAGIAYTYGVTSFVTWSLPIAIGIFIGAKLFAPRLNRLRSRLRVASPLEYLKNRYNVETQQALAWSGLLLKIVDVGAKWAAIATLLSVFTGLTITQGILITGVITAVYCTVGGLWADALTELGQFIIQLFAGLAMLIAVMGKLDGFSTLWTVWDKLPDGHADPTAGPYTVTFLLAFLFIKTFEYNGGMWNQAQRYMATDSARSATRSARLSAILWFVWPLVLFFPMWCAPLLVHAQKPDASDSYALMTEQLLPHGLLGLVIVGFFSHTMAMCSSDANAIAAVFTRDIVPTFAKGARGWNERAGLIAARWTTITFLALSMAVATQVSSPTFKDIITVVIKWVAGLMGPIAIPFMLGLLRTFRKSGPTAALVSWALGLVAFWLVNYPINWAVDGGVPLQFQVSVPLAVSLVLYIVIGFVKPEDTPERDAVLTRINEDGDDGSAAASLPAQGGPAADAAPIRD, from the coding sequence ATGAACAGTCTCGACTGGACCGTACTCATCGGCTACTTCGGTGTGATGGTCGCGATCGGACTCTGGTCGCACAAGCGCGTGGACACCGTCGGCGACTTCTTCACGGCCGGCGGGAAGATGCCGTGGTGGCTGTCCGGCATCTCGCACCACATGTCGGGGTACAGCGCGGTGATGTTCACCGGCTACGCCGGCATCGCCTACACGTACGGGGTCACTTCCTTCGTCACGTGGTCGCTCCCGATCGCCATCGGCATCTTCATCGGCGCGAAGCTCTTCGCGCCCCGGCTCAACCGGCTGCGCTCGCGCCTGCGGGTCGCGTCGCCGCTGGAGTACCTGAAGAACCGCTACAACGTGGAGACCCAGCAGGCGCTCGCCTGGTCGGGTCTGCTGCTGAAGATCGTGGACGTCGGCGCCAAGTGGGCTGCCATCGCGACCCTGTTGTCGGTGTTCACCGGGCTGACCATCACCCAGGGCATCCTCATCACCGGCGTCATCACCGCCGTCTACTGCACGGTCGGCGGACTGTGGGCCGACGCGCTCACCGAGCTGGGGCAGTTCATCATCCAGCTCTTCGCCGGGCTCGCGATGCTGATCGCGGTGATGGGCAAGCTGGACGGGTTCTCCACCCTGTGGACGGTCTGGGACAAGCTCCCCGACGGTCACGCCGACCCGACCGCCGGTCCGTACACGGTGACCTTCCTGCTCGCGTTCCTCTTCATCAAGACCTTCGAGTACAACGGCGGTATGTGGAACCAGGCCCAGCGGTACATGGCCACCGACTCGGCCCGCTCCGCGACGCGTTCGGCCCGCCTCTCGGCCATCCTGTGGTTCGTCTGGCCGCTGGTGCTGTTCTTCCCGATGTGGTGCGCGCCGCTGCTCGTCCACGCGCAGAAGCCGGACGCCTCGGACAGCTACGCCCTGATGACCGAACAGCTGCTGCCGCACGGCCTGTTGGGCCTGGTCATCGTCGGCTTCTTCTCGCACACGATGGCCATGTGCTCCTCGGACGCCAACGCCATCGCCGCCGTCTTCACCCGCGACATCGTGCCGACCTTCGCGAAGGGCGCGCGCGGCTGGAACGAGCGGGCCGGCCTGATCGCGGCCCGCTGGACCACGATCACCTTCCTCGCGCTGTCGATGGCGGTCGCCACGCAGGTCAGCTCTCCCACGTTCAAGGACATCATCACCGTCGTCATCAAGTGGGTGGCCGGCCTGATGGGTCCGATCGCCATCCCGTTCATGCTCGGCCTGCTGCGTACGTTCCGGAAGTCCGGGCCGACCGCGGCGCTGGTCAGCTGGGCGCTGGGCCTGGTGGCGTTCTGGCTGGTCAACTACCCGATCAACTGGGCGGTGGACGGCGGCGTCCCGCTCCAGTTCCAGGTCTCGGTGCCGCTCGCGGTCTCGCTGGTCCTGTACATCGTGATCGGGTTCGTGAAGCCGGAGGACACCCCGGAGCGCGACGCGGTGCTCACCCGCATCAACGAGGACGGCGACGACGGCTCGGCCGCCGCCTCCCTCCCCGCCCAGGGCGGCCCGGCCGCGGACGCCGCTCCGATCCGGGACTGA
- the map gene encoding type I methionyl aminopeptidase: protein MIEILNSARLERAKDSGALVGNILHALKQRSTVGTNLLDIDRWAKEMITEAGAQSCYVDYAPSFGRGPFGHYICTAVNDAVLHGRPHDYTLADGDLLTLDLAVAKGGVAADAAISFLVGKARPAESVAMIETTERALAAGIAAAGPGARVGDLSHAIGTVLGEAGYPVNTEFGGHGIGSTMHQDPHVANTGRPGRGYKLRPGLLLALEPWIMADTATLVTDADGWTLRSATGCRTAHTEHTIAITDDGAEILTLPTQPRP from the coding sequence ATGATCGAAATCCTGAACTCCGCGCGGCTCGAACGGGCGAAGGACTCCGGCGCGCTGGTCGGAAACATCCTGCACGCGCTGAAGCAGCGCAGCACGGTCGGTACGAACCTGCTGGACATCGACCGGTGGGCCAAGGAGATGATCACCGAGGCGGGGGCGCAGTCCTGCTACGTCGACTACGCGCCCTCCTTCGGACGCGGCCCGTTCGGGCACTACATCTGCACGGCCGTCAACGACGCGGTGCTCCATGGGCGGCCGCACGACTACACGCTGGCGGACGGGGACCTGCTGACCCTCGACCTCGCCGTGGCCAAGGGCGGGGTGGCCGCGGACGCCGCGATCAGCTTCCTGGTGGGCAAGGCCAGGCCGGCGGAGAGCGTCGCGATGATCGAGACGACCGAACGCGCACTCGCCGCCGGGATCGCCGCCGCGGGGCCCGGGGCGCGCGTCGGCGACCTCTCCCACGCCATCGGCACCGTCCTCGGCGAGGCGGGCTACCCGGTCAACACCGAGTTCGGCGGCCACGGCATCGGCTCGACCATGCACCAGGACCCCCACGTCGCGAACACCGGACGGCCCGGCCGCGGATACAAGCTGCGCCCCGGACTGCTGCTCGCCCTGGAGCCCTGGATCATGGCCGACACCGCCACCCTCGTCACCGACGCCGACGGCTGGACGCTGCGCAGCGCGACGGGCTGCCGGACCGCGCACACCGAGCACACCATCGCCATCACCGACGACGGGGCCGAAATCCTCACCCTGCCCACACAGCCACGACCGTAG
- a CDS encoding GOLPH3/VPS74 family protein, whose amino-acid sequence MGRSRRTIPEELLLLALDPTTGTTAQPQSLDLGLAGAQLVELALAGRIAPDGDRIAVVMPRPTGDPTLDSALELLRRRGSPVRAVHWIGGPRLGLRQVYLAHLERCGMVHAVAGQMCGVLPTTRYQATDTAVSRDIRSRLDSAIRTGVPPDPRTAALAALAHAVGLGKHLYPGNEGRSSRSRLRDLIRHDPMGGLVAHAVMDVQSGAGAQPRRNQQAAGVPLQPQARRGSMAQTAAS is encoded by the coding sequence ATGGGCAGGAGCCGCAGAACAATTCCGGAAGAGCTTTTGCTGCTCGCTCTGGACCCGACCACGGGTACCACGGCGCAGCCGCAGTCGCTCGACCTCGGCCTCGCCGGAGCACAGCTAGTGGAGCTGGCTCTGGCAGGACGGATAGCCCCTGACGGGGATCGTATCGCCGTGGTGATGCCACGGCCGACTGGAGATCCGACCCTGGACTCCGCACTGGAACTGCTGCGCAGACGCGGCAGCCCGGTACGGGCGGTCCACTGGATCGGCGGACCCCGACTGGGGCTCCGTCAGGTCTATCTCGCTCATCTGGAGCGGTGCGGCATGGTGCATGCCGTGGCGGGCCAGATGTGCGGAGTGCTGCCGACGACTCGCTACCAGGCGACGGACACGGCAGTCAGCAGGGACATCAGGTCCCGGCTGGACAGTGCGATCCGCACCGGTGTACCGCCGGACCCGCGGACCGCGGCGCTTGCCGCGCTGGCCCACGCGGTCGGACTCGGCAAGCACCTGTACCCGGGGAACGAGGGGCGTTCATCACGCTCCCGCCTCCGGGACCTGATCAGGCACGACCCGATGGGCGGCCTCGTGGCGCATGCCGTGATGGACGTCCAGAGCGGCGCGGGCGCACAGCCCCGCCGCAACCAGCAGGCAGCGGGAGTGCCGTTGCAGCCGCAAGCACGTCGCGGCAGCATGGCGCAGACCGCGGCGAGCTGA
- a CDS encoding helix-turn-helix domain-containing protein, whose protein sequence is MPSTVNPTVRRRRLGQELRRLRELKGMTAEEVADRLLVSQSKISRLENGRRSISQRDVRDLCGVYEVEDHRIVDSLMQMAKDSRQQGWWHAFGDIPYSVYIGLETDAESLRGYEPQVIPGLLQTRAYSEALITGALPEAPPADIEKRVNVRARRQDRINDPERPLRLWVVIDESALHRTVGGKQVMIEQLEHLVACSKLPHVTVQVLPFDMGAHPGINGQYAILEFPDTADSSVVYIEGVTSDLYLEKANDVQRYSVMYEHLRAQALNVEQSRHFIGEIAKKYTD, encoded by the coding sequence GTGCCGTCCACCGTCAATCCCACCGTCAGGCGACGTCGGTTGGGCCAGGAATTGCGCCGCCTGCGCGAGCTCAAGGGCATGACCGCCGAAGAGGTCGCCGACCGCCTGCTGGTCTCCCAGTCGAAGATCAGCCGACTGGAGAACGGCCGTCGTTCCATCAGCCAGCGTGACGTCCGCGACCTCTGCGGGGTCTACGAGGTCGAGGACCACCGCATCGTCGACTCCCTCATGCAGATGGCGAAGGACTCGCGCCAGCAGGGCTGGTGGCACGCGTTCGGCGACATCCCGTACAGCGTCTACATCGGCCTGGAGACCGACGCGGAGTCGCTGCGCGGATACGAGCCCCAGGTCATCCCGGGGCTGCTCCAGACGCGGGCGTACTCCGAGGCGTTGATCACGGGTGCCCTCCCGGAGGCGCCGCCGGCGGACATCGAGAAGCGGGTGAACGTCCGGGCCCGCCGCCAGGACCGGATCAACGATCCCGAACGCCCGTTGCGCCTGTGGGTCGTCATAGACGAATCCGCGCTGCACCGGACGGTCGGCGGCAAGCAGGTGATGATCGAGCAGCTGGAGCACCTGGTGGCCTGCTCGAAGCTGCCGCACGTGACCGTGCAGGTCCTGCCGTTCGACATGGGCGCGCACCCGGGCATCAACGGGCAGTACGCCATCCTGGAGTTCCCGGACACGGCCGATTCCAGCGTGGTCTACATCGAGGGCGTCACCAGCGACCTCTACCTGGAGAAGGCGAACGACGTGCAGCGGTACAGCGTCATGTACGAGCACCTCCGCGCCCAGGCGCTCAACGTGGAGCAGAGCCGCCACTTCATCGGCGAGATCGCGAAGAAGTACACCGACTGA